A segment of the Leclercia adecarboxylata genome:
CGGGGAGCCGGTCAGATCCAGCGAAATGCCGAACGCTTTAGGGATAAAGAACCCGCCAATCGCGCCAATCGCAGAGATGAAGCCCAGCGCGGCTGCGGTATCGGTGGCCGCTTCACGCATCGCCTGCTGTTCGTTGCCGCCCTGCGCTTTAACGCGATCCATCGTCAGCTTACGGAAGATCACCGAAATCATCTGGAAGGTGGAAGCACTGCCCAGCCCGGCCGTCAGGAACAGCACCATAAACACCGCGAAGAAGGCGCCAAAATTACCGCCCACGCCGTTTACCGGCAGGGTCATGAACAGCAGGGCGCAGAAGATCGCCATCACCACAAAGTTCACCAGGGTGACGCGGGTACCACCCAGACGGTCGGAGATCATCCCCCCGGTGGAGCGCGCCAGTGCGCCAATGAACGGACCGAAGAAGGCGTAGTGCAGGATCTGCACGTCCGGGAACTGGGTTTTTGACAGCATCGCAAACCCGGCGGAGAAGCCGATAAAGGAGCCGAAGGTCGCCAGATAGAGCAGCGCCATGATCCACAGGTGGGCACGCTTCAGCACCGGCAGCTGTTCGCTGAGGGAGGCTTTCGACGCCGCCAGATCGTTCATACCGAACCATGCGGCCAGGGTTAAGACCACCAGGAACGGCACCCAGATCCACGCGGCATTCTGCAGGAACAGGTAAGAGCCATCAGCCTGCTCAACGCCCGCACCGCCAAAGGCCGCAAAGATAGAGACCGAAATCGCCAGCGGCGCAATCAGCTGCATCACGCTGACGCCCATGTTGCCCAGACCGCCGTTGATCCCCAGCGCCCCGCCCTGCTTCTGTTTCGGGAAGAAGAAGCTGATGTTGGCCATGCTGGAGGCAAAGTTAGCCCCGGCAAAACCGCACAGCAGGGAGATAATCACAAAGACGCTAAACGGAGTAGAGGTATCCTGTACCGCAAAGCCCAGCCACACGCACGGAATAATCATGATCCCG
Coding sequences within it:
- a CDS encoding NarK family nitrate/nitrite MFS transporter codes for the protein MSHSTTPERDSGPVITEWRPEDPAFWQQRGQRIASRNLWISVPCLLLAFCVWMLFSAVAVNLPKVGFKFTTDQLFMLTALPALSGALLRVPYAFMVPLFGGRRWTAFSTGIMIIPCVWLGFAVQDTSTPFSVFVIISLLCGFAGANFASSMANISFFFPKQKQGGALGINGGLGNMGVSVMQLIAPLAISVSIFAAFGGAGVEQADGSYLFLQNAAWIWVPFLVVLTLAAWFGMNDLAASKASLSEQLPVLKRAHLWIMALLYLATFGSFIGFSAGFAMLSKTQFPDVQILHYAFFGPFIGALARSTGGMISDRLGGTRVTLVNFVVMAIFCALLFMTLPVNGVGGNFGAFFAVFMVLFLTAGLGSASTFQMISVIFRKLTMDRVKAQGGNEQQAMREAATDTAAALGFISAIGAIGGFFIPKAFGISLDLTGSPAGAMKVFLVFYIVCVFVTWLVYGRNSNKK